A genomic segment from Desulfovibrio sp. ZJ209 encodes:
- a CDS encoding DUF3873 family protein has product MSLNPQNVRPGQEQYEEYTVPARLSRDRKAHKRCQYDYRALDGELFSCTAPTLEECRAKRDAWLAERAA; this is encoded by the coding sequence ATGTCCCTCAATCCGCAGAACGTCCGCCCCGGTCAGGAACAGTATGAAGAGTACACCGTCCCCGCGCGCCTGTCGCGGGATCGCAAGGCGCACAAGAGGTGCCAGTACGACTACCGGGCGCTGGACGGTGAATTGTTCTCCTGCACGGCGCCGACCCTTGAGGAGTGCCGCGCCAAGCGCGACGCCTGGCTCGCGGAACGCGCCGCGTAA